In Desulfosediminicola ganghwensis, a single window of DNA contains:
- the thrS gene encoding threonine--tRNA ligase, whose product MSDIAVSIKDGESISVPAGTTVQDALSQLLSNKQRKKTLAVNTGEGVVDLSTPLTEDTLLTLVQTGTDEGLEVLRHSTAHIMAHAVRDLFGDDVKVAIGPSIDNGFYYDFQYSEGFSPEDFDKIEARMTEIANQNLPFERVEVSAEEAIAKFEAEGEKYKVELIRDLGSESISLYTVGGFKDLCRGPHVPNTSFIKAFKLLRVAGAYWRGDEKNDVLQRIYGTAFYDAKALKKHLNALEEAKKRDHRRVGKDLQLFTTEDQIGPGLILWQPKGAQLRRLIEDYWKDEHYQHDYELLYTPHIARQDLWKTSGHLDFYGENMYSAMDIDEVSYQLKPMNCPFHVGVYQSNKRSYREFPIRWCELGTVYRYERAGALHGLLRVRGFTQDDAHIFCRPDQLEDEIFNILELNLHILKNFGFADYDIYLSTRPEKSVGTDENWDAATTALKLALEKKGLSYEVDPGEGVFYGPKIDIKIKDQLGRSWQCSTIQVDFNLPERFKMTYVGADNAEHQPIMIHRALMGSLERFIGVLIEHYAGVFPLWFAPVQARILNITDDQADYCEEVYKQLRKAGVRIEKDLRNEKLNYKIREAQLAKIPYMLIVGDKEKEDGTVTVRLRDGKNLPAMPISEFAQKVATEVAEGRGI is encoded by the coding sequence CAAAGACGGTGAATCTATCTCTGTTCCTGCGGGCACAACCGTTCAGGACGCACTCTCACAACTCCTGTCTAATAAGCAACGCAAAAAAACTCTCGCGGTGAACACCGGCGAAGGCGTTGTCGATCTCAGCACTCCACTGACTGAGGATACTCTTCTCACGCTCGTCCAGACCGGAACGGATGAGGGCCTTGAGGTACTGCGCCACTCCACCGCGCACATTATGGCCCACGCTGTCCGCGACCTTTTTGGAGATGACGTCAAAGTCGCCATCGGTCCTTCCATCGACAACGGTTTCTATTACGATTTTCAGTACAGCGAGGGTTTCAGCCCTGAAGACTTCGACAAGATCGAAGCACGCATGACTGAGATCGCCAACCAGAATCTTCCGTTTGAGCGTGTGGAAGTGAGCGCCGAAGAGGCCATCGCCAAATTTGAAGCTGAAGGCGAAAAATATAAAGTTGAACTGATCCGTGATCTTGGTAGTGAAAGCATAAGCCTGTATACTGTCGGCGGCTTCAAAGATCTCTGTCGCGGACCACATGTACCGAACACTTCATTCATCAAAGCGTTCAAGCTTCTCCGCGTTGCCGGTGCATACTGGCGTGGTGACGAGAAGAACGATGTGCTGCAGAGAATTTACGGCACCGCCTTCTACGATGCCAAGGCACTCAAAAAACACCTGAACGCTCTCGAAGAAGCCAAGAAACGCGACCATCGTCGAGTTGGTAAAGACCTCCAGCTGTTCACCACTGAAGACCAGATCGGCCCGGGCCTTATTCTCTGGCAGCCAAAGGGTGCACAGCTCAGACGTCTGATAGAGGATTACTGGAAGGATGAGCATTATCAGCACGATTACGAGCTGCTCTATACCCCGCACATCGCCCGCCAGGATCTCTGGAAGACATCCGGACATCTCGATTTCTACGGTGAGAATATGTACTCTGCCATGGACATCGACGAGGTGAGCTACCAGCTCAAGCCGATGAACTGTCCATTCCATGTCGGTGTGTACCAGAGCAACAAGCGCAGCTACCGTGAGTTCCCGATCCGCTGGTGTGAGCTTGGTACAGTTTACCGCTATGAGCGTGCCGGTGCCCTGCACGGCCTGCTTCGGGTTCGTGGTTTCACCCAGGATGATGCTCACATATTCTGCCGCCCTGATCAACTTGAGGACGAAATTTTCAACATCCTTGAGCTAAATCTGCATATTCTGAAAAATTTCGGTTTTGCAGATTACGACATCTACCTCTCCACCCGTCCGGAGAAATCCGTCGGTACCGACGAGAACTGGGATGCTGCTACCACCGCCTTAAAACTTGCCCTTGAAAAGAAAGGTCTCAGTTACGAGGTCGATCCTGGTGAAGGTGTATTTTACGGGCCGAAAATTGATATAAAGATCAAGGATCAGCTTGGTCGCTCATGGCAGTGCTCCACCATTCAGGTTGACTTCAACCTGCCGGAACGGTTCAAGATGACCTATGTCGGCGCAGATAACGCCGAACATCAGCCGATCATGATTCACCGCGCACTCATGGGCTCTCTTGAGCGCTTTATCGGTGTACTCATCGAGCATTACGCAGGTGTGTTTCCTCTCTGGTTTGCACCTGTTCAAGCGCGAATTCTGAACATTACTGATGATCAGGCCGACTACTGCGAAGAGGTTTATAAGCAGCTCAGAAAAGCCGGTGTCAGAATTGAAAAAGATTTGCGCAATGAAAAATTGAACTATAAAATCAGGGAAGCACAACTCGCTAAAATTCCGTACATGCTTATAGTCGGTGACAAAGAGAAAGAAGATGGTACAGTCACAGTGAGACTGCGTGATGGTAAAAATCTTCCGGCTATGCCGATCTCTGAATTTGCCCAGAAGGTGGCGACAGAGGTTGCCGAAGGTCGCGGAATCTGA
- the infC gene encoding translation initiation factor IF-3 — MNDNIRHPNVRLIGSDGAQLGVVSTDEAKEKAYGEGLDLVEVSANADPPVCRIMNYDKFRYEQKKKTQEAKKKQSIVETKEIKFRPKTEEHDLNFKIKNIKKFLGQKNKVKITMRFRGREIVYSQSIGLEAMNKIAEALQEDAIILQPPKMEGRQLVMFVGPK, encoded by the coding sequence ATCAACGACAATATTCGTCACCCGAACGTCAGACTCATAGGCAGTGACGGAGCCCAGCTGGGAGTCGTTTCCACTGATGAAGCCAAAGAGAAAGCATATGGCGAAGGGCTTGATCTGGTAGAAGTTTCTGCTAATGCTGATCCGCCTGTGTGCCGTATCATGAACTATGACAAGTTCCGCTACGAGCAGAAGAAAAAGACGCAGGAAGCAAAGAAAAAGCAGTCTATTGTCGAGACCAAGGAAATAAAATTCCGCCCGAAAACTGAAGAACACGATCTGAATTTTAAGATCAAGAATATTAAAAAATTTCTCGGGCAGAAAAACAAGGTCAAGATTACTATGCGTTTCAGAGGTCGTGAGATTGTTTATTCACAATCCATTGGTCTCGAAGCGATGAACAAAATTGCCGAAGCCCTTCAGGAAGACGCTATCATCCTGCAGCCTCCCAAAATGGAAGGCCGTCAGTTGGTAATGTTTGTCGGGCCCAAGTAA
- the rpmI gene encoding 50S ribosomal protein L35 — translation MPKMKTNRGAAKRFKKTGSGKIKRGKAYTSHILTKKSTKRKRGLRQIETVSAADHKSILRILPYM, via the coding sequence ATGCCAAAAATGAAAACAAACAGAGGCGCTGCGAAGCGTTTCAAAAAGACCGGATCAGGAAAGATCAAGCGTGGCAAAGCTTATACCAGCCACATCCTGACCAAGAAGTCCACAAAACGTAAGCGCGGTCTGAGACAGATCGAAACAGTTTCTGCTGCGGATCACAAGTCCATCCTGCGGATTCTTCCATACATGTAA
- the rplT gene encoding 50S ribosomal protein L20, with the protein MPRVTRGFKARRRRNRVLKLAKGFRGGRSRLYRTATEAVDRALSYAYRDRRTKKRDFRRLWIARINAGARMNDMSYSQLMGGLKKAGVELDRKVLANMAILDANAFAKVVQVAKEANA; encoded by the coding sequence ATGCCACGCGTTACTCGAGGTTTTAAGGCACGTAGAAGAAGAAATAGAGTTCTCAAACTTGCAAAAGGTTTTAGAGGTGGACGTTCCCGCCTTTATCGCACCGCCACTGAAGCTGTTGATCGCGCTCTCAGCTATGCATATCGTGACAGACGCACCAAGAAGAGAGATTTTCGTCGTCTCTGGATCGCACGTATCAATGCCGGTGCACGTATGAACGATATGAGCTACAGCCAACTTATGGGCGGCCTTAAAAAGGCCGGGGTCGAGTTGGACAGAAAGGTTCTCGCAAATATGGCAATTCTCGATGCCAACGCTTTCGCTAAGGTTGTTCAGGTAGCCAAAGAAGCGAACGCGTAA
- the pheS gene encoding phenylalanine--tRNA ligase subunit alpha: protein MEQELQSLADEAKARLEALSETSQLEEFRIHYLGRKGQFTSIMRQLGTVPKEDRPRLGQLANSFKSDLEELFEKKKTTLQGASLSSADLTKPDLTLPGRRPQTGRLHPVTRVMTEACAIFENLGFSVAEGPDVEQDYYNFEALNIPAHHPARDMHDTFYVSDSILLRTHTSPMQARIMEVQEPPLRVIAPGKVYRCDSDITHTPMFHQLEGFLVDKNVSFADLKGVLTVFTEKMFGKKLALRFRPSFFPFTEPSAEVDIACVICEGKGCRVCKKTGWLEILGSGMIDPEVFKMVGYDPEVYSGFAFGLGIERIAMLKYGIDDIRLFYENDLRFLSQF, encoded by the coding sequence ATGGAACAGGAACTCCAAAGCCTGGCTGATGAAGCCAAAGCACGTCTCGAAGCGTTATCCGAAACCTCTCAACTCGAAGAATTTCGCATTCACTATCTTGGCCGCAAAGGTCAGTTCACCTCAATCATGCGCCAGCTTGGCACAGTGCCCAAGGAAGACAGACCACGCCTCGGCCAGCTTGCCAACTCTTTTAAATCCGATCTTGAAGAGCTTTTCGAAAAGAAAAAAACGACCCTCCAGGGTGCGTCTCTCAGCAGCGCGGATTTAACTAAACCAGATCTCACCCTTCCAGGTCGCAGACCACAGACTGGCCGGCTCCACCCGGTTACCAGGGTAATGACTGAAGCTTGCGCTATTTTCGAAAACCTTGGTTTTTCAGTCGCTGAAGGCCCGGACGTAGAACAGGATTATTACAATTTCGAAGCACTCAATATTCCAGCACATCACCCTGCCCGGGATATGCACGACACCTTTTATGTCAGTGACTCTATCCTTCTGCGCACCCACACCTCTCCTATGCAGGCACGCATTATGGAGGTTCAGGAGCCGCCTCTGCGCGTTATCGCTCCTGGCAAGGTCTACCGCTGTGATTCCGATATTACCCACACCCCGATGTTCCATCAACTCGAGGGCTTCCTGGTAGACAAAAATGTCTCCTTTGCTGACCTCAAGGGTGTGCTCACCGTTTTCACTGAAAAGATGTTCGGCAAAAAACTGGCACTCAGATTCCGCCCCAGCTTTTTCCCTTTTACCGAACCCAGCGCTGAAGTAGATATAGCCTGTGTTATTTGTGAAGGTAAGGGCTGCCGTGTCTGTAAGAAAACCGGCTGGCTCGAAATCCTCGGCTCCGGCATGATAGATCCGGAAGTTTTCAAGATGGTCGGTTACGATCCAGAGGTCTACAGCGGATTTGCCTTCGGACTCGGTATCGAGCGTATCGCTATGCTCAAATATGGTATCGACGACATCAGGCTTTTCTACGAGAACGATCTCCGTTTTCTTTCCCAGTTCTAA
- the pheT gene encoding phenylalanine--tRNA ligase subunit beta: protein MKFTRDWLQNYVDTDELSNEQLADHLTMLGLEVDSVEQLYQDLAPLKTGHILTAEKHPDADKLQVCEVQIGDEVHQIVCGAPNARAGLNVVVALPGVTLPGNFKIKKAKVRGVASAGMICSERELGLSEDHNGIMELPEDVAHGESFVEAMGLADTMIEVDLTPNRPDCASVIGVAREVAGIVRKPLELPVADAKVDSTSREFSVDVESTELCPRYAARLIKGVKIGPSPWWLRKRLLAVGLRPINNVVDITNFVMMEYGQPLHAFDFDRLAGGKIMVRTPRKGEETFTTLDNTERKIDQDTLLICDGDRPVALAGVMGGLNSEVSDQTVNVLLESACFNAVSIRKTARKVNLSTDASYRFERGVDPGGTINALNRATDLLVELAGGVAEESGVDVFGGRKPLNSQTLKISRTAQLLGIELDYGKIADLLESIGFQCKPKDDDTIWVLCPTFRVDIEREADLVEEVARLYGYNNIPTTLPQASLSYPEQDEKRFKRADATNMLLSIGFSEAINYSFTTEKHSDMLMLAEDDVRRQYVRLLNPLTEDQAVMRSMLLPGLLENVRRNISFQKTAVKLFEIGKVFQPTEKNAQPVETSHIAGTISGNRNGESSPLHFPAENVDILDAKGAVEYLLEEMRLTDNKNFPIEFVHPVEEGVEKFCDSDYALLVFAGGTLLGSIGKVLPDVLRSFGIKHDVYYFELNFDSICELQSSPREFNPLPVYPSVKRDIALVVPVTVSAGELLAKVHETREKLIESAEIFDVFQGDKIEKGFKSVAVSITYRSATKTLTEKNVEKAHGKVVKLLTDTFGGSFRDA from the coding sequence ATGAAGTTCACTCGTGACTGGTTGCAAAATTATGTAGATACAGACGAGCTGTCTAATGAACAGCTCGCCGATCACCTCACCATGCTCGGTCTAGAGGTTGATTCTGTAGAGCAGCTCTACCAGGATCTCGCTCCACTGAAGACCGGCCATATCCTGACTGCGGAAAAACACCCGGATGCAGACAAGCTTCAGGTTTGTGAAGTACAAATCGGAGATGAGGTTCACCAGATTGTCTGTGGTGCGCCCAATGCACGCGCCGGGCTTAACGTTGTTGTTGCCCTGCCCGGTGTCACCCTGCCTGGCAATTTTAAAATTAAAAAGGCCAAGGTTCGTGGTGTTGCCTCTGCCGGTATGATCTGCTCTGAGCGTGAGCTTGGCTTGAGTGAGGATCACAACGGCATCATGGAATTGCCCGAAGATGTTGCCCACGGAGAGTCTTTTGTTGAGGCCATGGGTCTTGCCGACACCATGATCGAAGTAGACCTGACTCCGAACCGCCCTGACTGTGCCTCTGTCATCGGTGTTGCCCGCGAAGTTGCTGGTATTGTCCGCAAGCCGCTCGAACTGCCAGTTGCAGATGCCAAGGTCGATAGCACCAGCAGGGAATTCAGTGTTGATGTTGAATCCACGGAACTGTGTCCCCGCTATGCCGCACGTCTTATTAAGGGTGTAAAAATCGGCCCATCCCCATGGTGGCTCCGTAAACGGCTCCTCGCCGTTGGCCTGCGTCCGATCAACAATGTGGTTGATATAACCAACTTTGTGATGATGGAATATGGCCAGCCATTGCATGCCTTTGATTTTGACAGGCTTGCCGGTGGGAAAATCATGGTCCGTACTCCCCGAAAAGGTGAAGAGACCTTTACCACCCTGGATAACACCGAAAGAAAAATTGATCAGGACACACTGCTGATTTGCGACGGTGACAGACCTGTGGCACTCGCCGGTGTTATGGGCGGGCTCAACTCAGAAGTTTCCGATCAGACCGTCAACGTCCTGCTCGAAAGTGCCTGCTTCAATGCGGTATCAATCCGTAAAACCGCTCGTAAGGTAAATCTTTCCACTGATGCATCATATCGTTTTGAGCGTGGTGTAGATCCGGGTGGCACAATCAACGCCCTGAACCGCGCCACCGATCTGCTCGTTGAACTCGCGGGAGGAGTTGCAGAAGAGTCCGGAGTCGACGTATTTGGCGGTCGAAAGCCGCTGAACTCCCAGACCCTGAAAATATCCAGAACTGCGCAGCTTCTCGGTATAGAACTCGATTACGGGAAAATTGCTGATCTGCTCGAGTCCATCGGTTTTCAATGCAAACCGAAAGATGACGATACCATCTGGGTACTTTGCCCTACTTTTCGTGTTGATATCGAGCGGGAAGCAGATCTGGTCGAGGAAGTTGCCCGCCTTTACGGCTACAACAATATCCCGACTACCCTGCCTCAAGCGTCTCTCAGCTACCCTGAGCAGGACGAAAAACGCTTTAAACGCGCAGACGCAACCAACATGCTGCTGTCAATCGGTTTCAGCGAAGCGATCAACTACAGTTTCACCACCGAGAAGCACAGCGACATGCTGATGCTGGCAGAAGATGATGTACGACGTCAATATGTGCGCCTGCTTAATCCGCTCACTGAAGATCAGGCTGTTATGCGTTCCATGCTCTTGCCAGGGCTCCTTGAGAATGTTCGACGGAACATCAGCTTCCAGAAAACTGCGGTAAAACTGTTTGAGATCGGCAAAGTCTTCCAGCCAACCGAGAAAAACGCTCAACCTGTCGAGACAAGTCATATTGCCGGTACGATCAGCGGCAATAGAAATGGGGAGTCTTCTCCGCTTCACTTTCCAGCCGAAAACGTTGATATTCTTGATGCTAAAGGTGCTGTCGAGTATCTGCTTGAAGAGATGCGTTTAACCGACAATAAAAATTTTCCTATAGAATTTGTCCATCCTGTTGAAGAAGGGGTGGAAAAATTTTGCGACTCGGACTATGCTCTTCTGGTTTTTGCTGGTGGAACTCTGCTTGGTTCCATTGGAAAGGTTCTGCCTGATGTTCTTCGCAGCTTCGGAATCAAACACGATGTGTATTACTTCGAATTGAATTTCGACAGCATCTGTGAACTTCAGAGTTCACCTCGCGAATTCAACCCACTGCCGGTCTACCCGTCCGTCAAGCGTGACATTGCGCTTGTGGTTCCGGTTACCGTTTCCGCCGGTGAGTTACTCGCGAAGGTACACGAAACCAGAGAGAAACTGATCGAGTCAGCTGAAATTTTTGATGTTTTTCAGGGCGACAAGATCGAGAAAGGATTTAAAAGTGTGGCGGTTTCCATTACCTACCGATCGGCAACCAAGACACTTACTGAGAAAAATGTGGAAAAAGCCCACGGAAAAGTTGTAAAGTTGCTTACCGATACTTTCGGTGGCAGTTTTCGAGATGCATGA
- a CDS encoding integration host factor subunit alpha gives MNSSNLTRKDLAEAIANQLGYPQSSCAEIVDSFLDTMKDALLTGETIKLVHFGTFTVRDKAPRRGRNPRTGESITIKKRQTVSFRPSKKLREQINV, from the coding sequence ATGAACAGCAGTAATTTAACACGTAAAGACCTGGCCGAGGCGATTGCTAATCAGCTCGGCTATCCACAGAGCAGCTGTGCTGAAATAGTAGACAGCTTTCTCGATACTATGAAAGATGCTCTGCTGACAGGCGAAACCATTAAACTGGTTCACTTCGGCACTTTTACAGTTCGTGACAAGGCTCCACGTCGGGGACGCAACCCGCGTACCGGTGAGTCTATCACGATTAAGAAGAGGCAGACCGTTAGCTTCAGACCGAGCAAGAAGCTGAGAGAGCAGATTAACGTCTAG
- a CDS encoding MerR family transcriptional regulator — protein MKFNIPDKLYFKIGEVSKLAKVPTHVLRYWETEFKEITPKRANSKQRLYSREDVELILTIKMLLHDHRYTIAGARQLIESNQEITESLAVQQQHAQDPTKVSEINEVLDSIKSELHQLQQFIDKNR, from the coding sequence ATGAAATTCAACATCCCAGACAAGCTCTACTTTAAAATTGGCGAAGTTTCGAAGCTGGCCAAAGTGCCAACCCACGTTCTTCGATATTGGGAGACCGAATTTAAAGAAATCACTCCTAAACGTGCAAACTCCAAACAGAGGTTGTATAGCAGGGAGGACGTGGAACTCATACTGACTATTAAAATGTTGCTCCATGATCACCGCTACACAATAGCTGGGGCCAGGCAACTCATCGAGAGCAACCAGGAGATTACTGAAAGCCTGGCTGTTCAGCAACAACATGCTCAAGACCCTACAAAGGTTTCAGAAATCAACGAGGTTCTTGACTCTATTAAAAGTGAATTGCACCAGCTGCAGCAGTTCATCGATAAAAATAGATAA
- a CDS encoding ankyrin repeat domain-containing protein, whose protein sequence is MKQYRAAPERLRQNDAEREYSQFFLAASRGESKQLKNMLAEGQNVHARNSFRQTALMLAAKYDNKECLLLLLAKGADPDAQDEDGRTALIFASQHGNAEIAELLINRGADLGLKDSLGRNAPFWAASRGQEEVLRVLLEHDFAVNEVDDSGLTPLLISLGSGDSKTIKLLIDNHADIRKKLPQSGDTVVLLATKFGYDDIVRLLVGMNVDINEGNAGNVTPLMAATALGHIEMVTFLMKHGAKINQQSTTGWSALTYAVGNEHYELIKLLIQGGAEVDMADSQGITPLILAALRGDFRSVSILLQRGADIDKMDATGFTALMAAASKGHNDIVVHLLKNKAQKEMTDRKGRSAIDWAMKSNHSNTAMIIRRYR, encoded by the coding sequence TTGAAGCAATACCGTGCTGCACCGGAGAGGCTGCGTCAGAATGATGCCGAGCGGGAATATTCGCAATTTTTTCTCGCAGCGAGCCGTGGTGAGAGTAAGCAGCTGAAAAATATGCTTGCAGAGGGGCAGAATGTCCATGCCAGAAATAGCTTCAGGCAAACGGCTCTTATGCTTGCAGCCAAATATGATAATAAGGAGTGCCTGCTTTTGTTGTTAGCCAAAGGCGCTGACCCTGACGCACAGGATGAAGATGGGAGAACAGCACTTATCTTCGCATCCCAGCACGGAAACGCAGAAATAGCAGAATTACTGATCAACCGAGGAGCAGATCTTGGTCTGAAGGATAGCCTTGGACGCAATGCGCCATTCTGGGCAGCCAGCAGGGGGCAGGAGGAGGTCCTGAGAGTTTTGCTTGAGCACGATTTTGCAGTTAATGAGGTAGACGATTCGGGTTTAACACCTCTGCTGATTTCTTTAGGAAGCGGTGACAGCAAGACAATCAAGCTACTCATAGACAACCATGCAGATATTAGGAAAAAATTACCTCAAAGCGGTGACACAGTAGTTCTTTTAGCAACGAAGTTTGGTTATGACGATATTGTCAGGCTCTTAGTGGGAATGAATGTAGACATTAATGAAGGTAATGCAGGAAATGTGACTCCTTTGATGGCAGCTACAGCGCTGGGCCATATCGAAATGGTAACGTTTCTGATGAAACATGGTGCGAAGATAAACCAGCAGAGTACAACCGGATGGTCTGCTCTCACCTATGCGGTTGGCAACGAACATTATGAGCTCATAAAATTATTGATACAAGGCGGGGCTGAAGTTGATATGGCTGACTCGCAAGGGATAACACCACTGATCCTTGCCGCGTTACGAGGAGATTTTCGCTCAGTCAGCATTTTGCTTCAACGTGGAGCAGACATTGATAAAATGGATGCCACTGGCTTTACCGCCCTTATGGCTGCAGCCTCCAAAGGCCATAATGACATAGTAGTTCATCTACTGAAAAATAAGGCTCAGAAGGAAATGACGGATAGAAAGGGGCGGTCGGCAATAGACTGGGCAATGAAGAGTAATCACAGCAATACAGCCATGATCATCAGAAGGTACAGATAA
- a CDS encoding DUF11 domain-containing protein, with protein sequence MKQSFLKKRAHVNIILFNAVLVLPGVLFLAVPSNSEAEIVTHSVKHVFSMDNVQGGFGGSTYLQDPTIICGITNSCPSEAQPFEDSGTTLYPVDSEFGYYYADFVGGAQKERDDDYAEGWVGDVVSNGEVVGLMVSNAKTDTFKVKAQFGTWCAGLGGNMIKCSTEHFTVLEHIKSCYETIPYKYADPETGEQSPLYNPATGEPMLDGSTCEEGVLDNNLYLVEEGIITTTPLTMGDDGYPDLIPNESDVRKDIAVSRDYSITKKDDGKPLYRFGSMVKRPNDIRLYARLQLPQEWKDNPNTNYQVIRAELHIEHLITNNPNDQVRPEDMENEGATGRMPGYELAGDRWISTRDCYEGDGDFIGQGTVFKNPAFAAKLGEKETDPVPYSEDLLEGFTNAWYTTTDRDPFGDYFVDGNYVSGPRWRLKANKFGQDLPGLEMPSIDCLPTPYTSQYVKYKVGDTTTTVLDLLDFEGENSPLLWSQGWTSPNGVNELAYNDDGSVKTDADGNQLTVNGLPLTEDFDLAVYIKGDRKPTAIYNATLFIEYEGEGPGTEPPAGEEEYDLALDSFKVPRRALGGTTKNLSVYITNNGPDVAEGTLVLEANLTSLDTIDETISRTIAPIAPGETVKIKVPWEVPFYDNESISWTATINAEGDINTTNNSGTGTSLVRMP encoded by the coding sequence ATGAAGCAATCTTTTTTGAAAAAGCGTGCCCATGTTAATATCATTCTGTTCAATGCCGTATTGGTTCTGCCGGGTGTGCTATTTTTGGCAGTGCCGAGCAATTCTGAAGCAGAGATTGTAACACACTCTGTAAAACATGTATTCTCCATGGATAACGTACAAGGCGGTTTTGGAGGATCTACATATTTGCAGGACCCCACGATCATATGTGGAATTACCAATAGCTGTCCATCAGAGGCACAGCCATTTGAAGATTCGGGAACAACGCTCTATCCTGTCGATAGTGAATTCGGCTATTATTACGCTGACTTTGTTGGTGGGGCACAAAAAGAAAGAGATGATGATTACGCCGAAGGCTGGGTTGGGGACGTTGTCTCGAATGGAGAGGTTGTAGGGCTGATGGTATCAAATGCAAAAACTGACACGTTTAAGGTTAAAGCGCAGTTTGGCACCTGGTGTGCAGGCCTTGGGGGTAACATGATAAAATGTTCAACTGAACATTTTACCGTACTTGAGCACATAAAATCGTGCTACGAAACGATACCGTATAAATATGCAGATCCCGAGACCGGTGAGCAAAGTCCACTCTATAATCCGGCGACCGGTGAACCTATGCTTGATGGTTCCACCTGTGAAGAAGGTGTGCTGGATAATAACTTATATCTGGTAGAAGAGGGCATTATCACAACAACACCGCTTACCATGGGAGATGACGGCTATCCCGACCTGATACCGAACGAGTCTGATGTTCGTAAAGATATTGCGGTAAGCAGAGATTACTCCATCACTAAAAAAGATGATGGCAAGCCACTTTATCGTTTCGGTAGCATGGTTAAACGGCCGAATGATATACGGTTGTATGCACGCCTGCAATTGCCTCAGGAGTGGAAAGACAATCCAAATACCAATTACCAGGTGATCCGGGCTGAATTGCATATTGAACACCTGATAACAAACAATCCAAACGATCAGGTACGGCCGGAAGATATGGAAAATGAAGGTGCAACCGGTCGAATGCCTGGATACGAACTCGCTGGTGATCGATGGATTTCAACCAGGGACTGTTATGAGGGCGATGGCGATTTTATCGGTCAAGGTACAGTTTTCAAAAATCCGGCCTTTGCTGCCAAACTTGGTGAAAAGGAAACCGATCCGGTACCATATTCAGAGGATTTGCTCGAAGGTTTTACCAATGCCTGGTACACAACCACCGATCGTGATCCATTTGGGGATTATTTTGTTGATGGCAATTATGTAAGCGGCCCGCGCTGGCGTTTGAAGGCAAATAAATTTGGTCAGGACCTTCCAGGCCTTGAAATGCCTTCTATTGATTGCCTCCCAACCCCTTATACATCACAATACGTTAAGTATAAAGTAGGTGATACAACGACGACAGTACTCGATTTGCTTGACTTTGAAGGTGAGAATTCACCGCTACTCTGGAGTCAGGGATGGACAAGTCCTAACGGTGTCAATGAGTTGGCCTATAATGATGATGGGAGTGTGAAAACAGACGCTGATGGCAATCAACTTACTGTTAACGGCCTGCCTTTGACTGAAGATTTCGACCTTGCAGTGTATATAAAAGGTGATCGAAAGCCCACGGCAATCTACAACGCCACTCTATTTATTGAGTATGAGGGGGAAGGGCCCGGTACTGAACCACCGGCAGGGGAGGAGGAATATGATCTGGCCCTGGATAGTTTCAAGGTACCAAGAAGAGCCCTTGGGGGGACTACTAAAAATTTATCAGTTTACATAACGAATAATGGGCCTGATGTAGCCGAGGGAACTCTCGTGCTGGAGGCGAACCTGACCAGCCTTGACACAATTGATGAGACAATATCCAGGACAATTGCGCCGATTGCACCAGGCGAAACTGTTAAAATTAAAGTGCCTTGGGAGGTACCATTTTATGACAATGAATCTATTAGCTGGACTGCTACCATTAATGCAGAGGGCGATATAAATACGACAAATAATAGTGGTACAGGCACGTCTCTCGTACGGATGCCTTAG